The following are encoded together in the Lathyrus oleraceus cultivar Zhongwan6 chromosome 3, CAAS_Psat_ZW6_1.0, whole genome shotgun sequence genome:
- the LOC127130688 gene encoding uncharacterized protein LOC127130688: MGQGEMLMQNIRVMADACRKLKVHERNYPTHDLELGVIGRWLKFLKDSDFGLSYHPGKSNVVIDALSRKSLHMSMLMVGELEMIEQFRDLSLVCEMTRNSVKLGILKMTSGILEEIREDVSKLKKSILKEGHRSGLSIHLGATKMYQDMKKLFWWPRMKKETVEFALTKLAHFILIQLNYPLERLIELYIEKIVSLHGIPLSIISDRDLRFTSRFWESLQKALGMKLRLRFAYHPHIDDHIKRIIQSLKDLLRDCVLEQGGSWDNFLPLTEFTYNNSFYSSIGMVPFEALCGKRCTTSLCWYESGEGVVIGLEIVNRP; this comes from the exons ATGGGTCAGGGTGAGATGCTAATGCAGAATATACGGGTTATGGCTGACGCTTGTAGGAAGTTaaaggttcatgagaggaattatcctacgcatgatctgGAGTTAGGCGTCATT gGGAGGTGGCTCAAATTTCTGAAAGACTCTGATTTTGGTTTGAGTTATCATCCTGGTAAATCCAATGTTGTAATTGATGCTTTGAGTAGGAAGTCGTTGCATATGTCGATGCTTATGGTTGGAGAGTTGGAGATGATTGAACAATTCCGAGATTTGAGTTTAGTATGTGAAATGACTCGTAACAGTGTGAAGTTGGGCATATTGAAGATGACCAGTGGTATTCTTGAAGAGATCAGAGAAG ATGTGTCcaaacttaagaagagtattcttaAGGAAGGTCAcaggagtggattgagtattcatctcggtgctactaaaatgtatcaagacaTGAAAAAGTTGTTTTGGTGGCCAAGAATGAAGAAGGAGACTGTTGAGTTTGC GTTGACTAAATTGGCTCACTTCATTCTGATTCAACTTAACTATCCATTGGAGAGACTAATAGAGCTTtatattgagaagattgttaGTTTACATGGTATTCCATTAAGTATTATATCTGACAGAGATCTGAGGTTTACGTCGAGGTTCTGGGAGAGTTTGCAGAAAGCTTTGGGTATGAAGCTACGTTTGAGGTTTGCATATCACCCGCACATAGATGATCATATAAAGAGGATTATCCAATCCTTAAAAGACTTATTGAGGGATTGCGTGCTAGAACAAGGAGGTTCTTGGGATAACTTTTTACCATTGACcgagtttacctacaacaacagtttctattcgagtattggaatggtACCATTTGAGGCGTTGTGTGGTAAAAGGTGTACGACAtctttatgttggtatgagtcaggaGAGGGTGTTGTGATTGGACTAGAGATTGTTAACAGACCATAG